The DNA region GGTGCGCGGCGGGTGCGCCCGCGTCCAGGGCGACCTCGACCATGCGGATGGAGTTGGACGAGTTCTTCGAGCCGACGACGATGACCAGCTCGGCGTCCTGCGCGAGCTTCTTCACCGCGACCTGGCGGTTCTGCGTGGCGTAGCAGATGTCGTCGCTCGGCGGGGAGAGCAGCTGCGGGAACTTCTCCTTGAGCGCGTCCACCGTCTCCATCGTCTCGTCGACGGAGAGTGTGGTCTGGGAGAGCCAGACGACCTTCGACTCGTCGCGCACGGAGACGTTGGCGACGTCCTCGGGGCCGTCCACCAGCGTGATGTGGTCGGGGGCCTCGCCGCTCGTCCCGATGACTTCCTCGTGGCCCTCGTGGCCGATCAGGAGGATGTCGTAATCCTCCTTGGCGAAGCGGACGGCTTCCTTGTGGACCTTGGTGACCAGCGGGCAGGTCGCGTCGATCGTGGCCAGCTTGCGCTCGGCGGCCTCGGCGTGGACCGTCGGCGCGACGCCGTGCGCGGAGAACATCACGATGGAGCCCTCAGGGACCTCCGCGGTGACGTCGACGAAGATCGCG from Streptomyces sp. B1I3 includes:
- a CDS encoding 4-hydroxy-3-methylbut-2-enyl diphosphate reductase — protein: MGRMTASPARRVLLAAPRGYCAGVDRAVIAVEKALEQYGAPIYVRHEIVHNKYVVQTLEKKGAIFVDVTAEVPEGSIVMFSAHGVAPTVHAEAAERKLATIDATCPLVTKVHKEAVRFAKEDYDILLIGHEGHEEVIGTSGEAPDHITLVDGPEDVANVSVRDESKVVWLSQTTLSVDETMETVDALKEKFPQLLSPPSDDICYATQNRQVAVKKLAQDAELVIVVGSKNSSNSIRMVEVALDAGAPAAHLVDFADEIDEAWLEGVTTVGLTSGASVPDVLVDGVLEWLAERGYGDVETVKTADESITFSLPKELRRDLRAEAAALSAE